One Streptomyces sp. 840.1 genomic window, ACACCCTCGCCGCGGAGCCCGCGGTCGAGGCCGCCGTGCTGGCCACCTGCAACCGCATCGAGCTGTACGCCGACGTGGACAAGTTCCACGCGGGCGTCGCCGAGCTGTCCACCCTGCTCGCCCTGCACAGCGGCGTCGGTCTGGACGAGCTCACTCCGTATCTCTATGTGCACTACGAGGACCGGGCCGTCCACCACCTCTTCTCGGTGGCCTGCGGGCTGGACTCGATGGTCGTGGGCGAGGGCCAGATCCTCGGCCAGATCAAGGACGCGCTGGCGCTGGGGCAGGAACTGCACACCGCGGGCCGGCTGCTGAACGACCTCTTCCAGCAGGCCCTGCGGGTCGGCAAGCGCGCCCACAGCGAGACCGGGATCGACCGGGCCGGGCAGTCGCTCGTCACCTTCGGTCTGGAGCAGCTCGCCGAGGGGCGCGACCCCGGCGTCTGGGCGAAGGGCAAGCGCGCCCTGGTGATCGGCGCGGGCTCGATGTCCTCGCTGGCCGCCGCGACCCTGGCCCGTACCGGTGTGGCGGAGATCGTCGTCGCCAACCGCACCCGGGCCCGCGCCGACCGGCTGGTGGAGATCCTCGGCCAGACCGGTGGCGGCTCGGTGGCCGCGCACGCCGTGGAGATGGCCGAGGTCTCCGACGAACTGACACGTGCCGATGTCGTCGTCTCCTGCACCGGTGCGACCGGTCTGGTGCTGAGCGCCCAGGACGTCGCCGGTGCGCTCGGGCTGGACTTCGCCCCCCGGGACGCGCCCGCCGCGCCCGTCGCGGCGCCGCCCGTCGAGCTCGACCTGCACGCCGCGTGGGTGGAGAACGGCTCCGTCACCGCGCAGGCGCAGGCCGTCCGCCGGGTGACCGTGCCCGCCCAGTCCACCGGGCCGGTCCGGCTCGCGCTGCTGGACCTGGCGATGCCCCGCGACATCGACGGGGACGCCGCAGTCCTCGACGGTGTGCGCCTCGTCGACATCGAGTCGCTCGCCGAGGCGTCCGCGGACGCCCCGATGGCCGCCGATGTGGACCAGGTGCGCACCATCGTCGCGGACGAGGTCGCCGCCTTCGGTGCCGCCCAGCGCGCCGCCCACATCACTCCCACCGTCGTCGCCCTGCGCACGATGGCCGCCGGAGTGGTCGCGGGCGAGATCGCCCGGCTGGACGGCCGCCTCCCCGACCTGGACGAAAAGCAGCGCGCCGAGATCTCGCAGACCGTGCGCCGCGTCGTCGACAAGCTCCTGCACGCGCCCACCGTGCGGGTCAAGCAGCTCGCCAGCGAGCCCGGCGGCGCCGGGTACGCCGACGCACTGCGGGAACTCTTCGACCTCGACCCGCTGACGGTCGCCGCCGTCTCCCGGGCAGACCTGAACGACCCGAATCGAGGGCGGTCATGACCGACTACTCACCCCTGGGCGCGGGGGCCACCGAGCCGCTGCGGCTGGGGACCCGGCGCAGCAAGCTGGCCATGGCCCAGTCCGGCCAGGTCGCGGAGGCTGTCAGCGAGGTGACCGGGCGGGCCGTCGAGCTCGTCGAGATCACCACGTACGGGGACACCTCCAAGGAGCAGCTCTCGCAGATCGGCGGGACCGGCGTGTTCGTCGCCGCGCTGCGCGAGGCGCTGCTCCGCGGTGACGTGGACTTCGCCGTCCACTCGCTGAAGGACCTGCCGACGGCGCAGCCCGAGGGCCTGGTGCTGGCCGCGGTGCCGGTGCGCGAGGACCCGCGTGACGTGCTGGTGGCGCGGGACGGGCTGACCTTCGGGCAGTTGCCGCCCGGCTCCCGGATCGGCACCGGATCGCCGCGCCGCATGGCGCAGCTCAACGCGTACGCCCGCAGTCACGGCCTCGGTATCGAGACCGTGCCGATCCGCGGCAACGTCGATACGCGTATCGGTTTTGTGCGAAGCGGTGAACTGGACGCGGTGGTACTCGCCGCGGCCGGACTCAGCCGTCTCGGCCGGAGCGGTGAGGTGACCGATTTCCTGTCGGTCGACACCGTTCTGCCCGCTCCCGGCCAGGGAGCACTGGCGATCGAATGTGCTGCCGCCAGCACTGACCTCGCCGCCGCGCTCGCGGAGCTCGACGACCCGTACACCCGGGCCGCCGTGACCGCCGAGCGTGCCCTGCTCGCCGCCCTGGAGGCCGGCTGCTCCGCACCTGTGGGTGCGCTGGCCGACCTCCTGGCCGACGGTCAGGCTGTCAACGAACTGCGCCTGCGCGGGGTCGTCGGGTCCACCGACGGTTCCTCGCTGGTACAGCTGTCCACCACCGGTCCCGTCCCCACGTCGCACGACGACGCGGCGGCCCTCGGTCGCGAACTCGCGGCCGAGATGCTTGCCAAGGGTGCGGCCGGTCTTATGGGGGAGCGAGCACTTTGAGCCCCAACGGCCCCGCCGCATCCGATTTTCCTGTCCTGTCCGCAGGGCACGTCACCTTCCTCGGCGCCGGTCCCGGCGACCCGGGACTGCTGACTCTGCGCGCCGTCGAGGCGCTGGCGAGCGCGGACGTTCTTGTCGCCGAACCGGACGTTCTCGGCGTCGTCCGCTGTCATGCGCGGGCAGGCGTAAGCACGCCTGAGCTGACGGTTGTTGACGTGCAGTCAACAGCCGCCGGTGTTCCCGTTCTCAGGGATGCGGCCAATCTTGTCATGGAGGCCGCGAAGGGCGGCAGGCGGGTCGTCCGTGCCGTCGCCGGTGACCCCGGCCTGGACGGTAACGCGGGCGGCGAGATGCTGGCCTGCGCGGCCGCCGGGATTCCCTTCGAGGTCGTACCGGGTGTCGCCAACGTCGTGGGGGTGCCCGCGTACGCCGGGGTGCCGCTGCGTGACGCGCAGGGCACGGACGTCCGGTTCGTCGACGCCCGTACCGCTTCGGACCGTTGCTGGGGCGAGGTCGGCGCGAGCGATGCCACGTGTGTCATCTCGACGACGCTCGACGCGGTGGCCGCGGCCGCCGGTGAGCTGGTCTCGGCGGGCCGCAAGCCCGACACCCCGCTGACGGTGACGGTCGGCGGTACGACGACCAGGCAGCGCACCTGGACGGCGACGCTGGGCACCATCGCCCAGTTGTTCAAGCAGGCCAAGGTCCTTCCCTCGCCGGAGGGGCACCGGCCCGTCATAGCCGTGGTCGGGGAGCGCAGCTCCGCCGCCCAGCGCGACCAGCTCGCGTGGTTCGAGTCCAAGCCGATGTTCGGCTGGAAGGTGCTCGTGCCGCGTACGAAGGAGCAGGCGGCGTCGCTCTCCGACCAGTTGCGTTCGTACGGCGCGGTGCCGCACGAGGTCCCGACGATCGCAGTCGAGCCGCCGCGTACGCCCCAGCAGATGGAGCGCGCGGTCAAGGGCCTGGTGACCGGCCGCTACGAGTGGATCGCGTTCACCAGTGTCAACGCGGTGAAGGCGGTCCGGGAGAAGTTCGAGGAGTACGGGCTCGACGCCCGTGCCTTCGCCGGGATCAAGGTCGCGGCCGTCGGCGAGCAGACCGCCGCCGCGCTCGTCGACTTCGGTGTGAAGCCGGACCTGGTGCCCTCGGGCGAGCAGTCCGCCGCCGGGCTGCTGGAGGACTGGCCGCCCTACGACCCGGTCTTCGACCCGATCGACCGGGTGTTCCTGCCGCGCGCCGACATCGCCACCGAGACGCTGGTGGCCGGTCTCATCGAGCTCGGCTGGGAGGTCGACGACGTCACCGCGTACCGC contains:
- a CDS encoding glutamyl-tRNA reductase, with amino-acid sequence MSLLVVGLSHRSAPVSVLERASLTADAQVKLLHDTLAAEPAVEAAVLATCNRIELYADVDKFHAGVAELSTLLALHSGVGLDELTPYLYVHYEDRAVHHLFSVACGLDSMVVGEGQILGQIKDALALGQELHTAGRLLNDLFQQALRVGKRAHSETGIDRAGQSLVTFGLEQLAEGRDPGVWAKGKRALVIGAGSMSSLAAATLARTGVAEIVVANRTRARADRLVEILGQTGGGSVAAHAVEMAEVSDELTRADVVVSCTGATGLVLSAQDVAGALGLDFAPRDAPAAPVAAPPVELDLHAAWVENGSVTAQAQAVRRVTVPAQSTGPVRLALLDLAMPRDIDGDAAVLDGVRLVDIESLAEASADAPMAADVDQVRTIVADEVAAFGAAQRAAHITPTVVALRTMAAGVVAGEIARLDGRLPDLDEKQRAEISQTVRRVVDKLLHAPTVRVKQLASEPGGAGYADALRELFDLDPLTVAAVSRADLNDPNRGRS
- the hemC gene encoding hydroxymethylbilane synthase, with the translated sequence MTDYSPLGAGATEPLRLGTRRSKLAMAQSGQVAEAVSEVTGRAVELVEITTYGDTSKEQLSQIGGTGVFVAALREALLRGDVDFAVHSLKDLPTAQPEGLVLAAVPVREDPRDVLVARDGLTFGQLPPGSRIGTGSPRRMAQLNAYARSHGLGIETVPIRGNVDTRIGFVRSGELDAVVLAAAGLSRLGRSGEVTDFLSVDTVLPAPGQGALAIECAAASTDLAAALAELDDPYTRAAVTAERALLAALEAGCSAPVGALADLLADGQAVNELRLRGVVGSTDGSSLVQLSTTGPVPTSHDDAAALGRELAAEMLAKGAAGLMGERAL
- a CDS encoding uroporphyrinogen-III synthase — translated: MSPNGPAASDFPVLSAGHVTFLGAGPGDPGLLTLRAVEALASADVLVAEPDVLGVVRCHARAGVSTPELTVVDVQSTAAGVPVLRDAANLVMEAAKGGRRVVRAVAGDPGLDGNAGGEMLACAAAGIPFEVVPGVANVVGVPAYAGVPLRDAQGTDVRFVDARTASDRCWGEVGASDATCVISTTLDAVAAAAGELVSAGRKPDTPLTVTVGGTTTRQRTWTATLGTIAQLFKQAKVLPSPEGHRPVIAVVGERSSAAQRDQLAWFESKPMFGWKVLVPRTKEQAASLSDQLRSYGAVPHEVPTIAVEPPRTPQQMERAVKGLVTGRYEWIAFTSVNAVKAVREKFEEYGLDARAFAGIKVAAVGEQTAAALVDFGVKPDLVPSGEQSAAGLLEDWPPYDPVFDPIDRVFLPRADIATETLVAGLIELGWEVDDVTAYRTVRASPPPADTREAIKGGGFDAVLFTSSSTVRNLVGIAGKPHNVTVIACIGPATAKTAEEHGLRVDVLSPEPSVHKLAEALAAFGAQRRDAAKEAGDPVTRPSERRPGARRRRTTT